From one Flavobacterium sp. N502536 genomic stretch:
- the cysD gene encoding sulfate adenylyltransferase subunit CysD — MSSVLKTNALESEAIYIFREVISQFDKPVLLFSGGKDSITLVRLAQKAFFPAKIPFPLLHVDTGHNFPETIAFRDKLVEELGLELIVRNVQDAIDEGKVVEETGKYSSRNSLQTTTLLDAIEEFKFDACIGGARRDEEKARAKERIFSVRDDFGQWDEKNQRPELFDILNGKIENGQNVRVFPISNWTELDVWSYIEKEHIEIPSIYFSHKRKVFLRDGLIWSHSPFVYQEEDEQIEERIVRFRTVGDMSCTAAVESYAATIEEVVGEIRTSTISERGARIDDKRSEAAMEKRKQQGYF, encoded by the coding sequence ATGAGTTCAGTATTAAAAACAAACGCTTTAGAGAGCGAAGCAATATACATTTTCAGAGAAGTAATTTCACAGTTCGATAAACCGGTTTTGCTTTTTTCTGGAGGAAAAGATTCGATAACATTGGTGCGTTTGGCACAAAAAGCATTTTTCCCGGCAAAAATTCCGTTTCCTCTTTTGCACGTTGATACGGGACATAATTTCCCTGAGACTATCGCTTTCAGAGATAAATTGGTAGAAGAACTAGGATTGGAATTAATCGTACGTAATGTTCAGGATGCTATTGATGAAGGAAAAGTGGTTGAAGAAACGGGTAAATATTCCAGTAGAAACAGCCTGCAGACTACAACACTTTTAGATGCCATTGAAGAATTTAAGTTTGATGCCTGTATTGGTGGAGCGCGTCGTGATGAGGAAAAGGCAAGAGCAAAAGAGCGTATTTTCTCCGTTCGTGACGATTTTGGTCAGTGGGATGAGAAAAATCAGCGTCCGGAATTGTTTGATATTCTGAATGGAAAAATCGAGAACGGTCAAAACGTTCGTGTTTTCCCAATTTCAAACTGGACAGAATTAGATGTATGGAGTTATATCGAGAAAGAGCACATCGAGATTCCGTCTATTTATTTTTCGCATAAAAGAAAAGTTTTTTTGAGAGACGGTTTGATCTGGTCACATTCTCCTTTTGTGTACCAGGAAGAAGACGAACAAATCGAAGAAAGAATTGTTCGCTTCAGAACCGTTGGAGATATGAGCTGTACGGCAGCTGTTGAATCTTATGCAGCAACCATTGAGGAAGTAGTTGGAGAAATCAGAACTTCGACTATCTCAGAAAGAGGAGCCAGAATTGATGACAAGCGTTCTGAAGCTGCAATGGAAAAGAGAAAACAACAAGGGTATTTTTAA